The Acanthochromis polyacanthus isolate Apoly-LR-REF ecotype Palm Island chromosome 2, KAUST_Apoly_ChrSc, whole genome shotgun sequence genome contains a region encoding:
- the slc7a9 gene encoding b(0,+)-type amino acid transporter 1 isoform X1 — MTFQNVQSDVGTSHQQCGLSLREAEVFICIRHSCTPSLNLVYHHLKGSHHCSWDCKIAAFNFHGASLRLFYSKQHQFKMDKGSIRKRKESQNGSTDHTEHTNGTKNAKDTVLQKEVGLVSGICLIVGTMIGSGIFISPKSVLLYSGAVGPCLLIWAACGVLATMGALCYAELGTMITKSGAEYYYLMEAFGPILAYLYSWTTVMVLKPSSFAIITLSFAEYASTPFYSGCTPPPVVTKCLAAAAIFLIVGINCLSVKLARYVQNFFTAAKLLIIVIIVVAGIVLVAQGNTQNLSNTFDGAAPSFGAIGLAFYNGLWAYDGWNQLNFITEELKDPYRNLPRAIIIGIPLVAVCYVLVNVSYFTVMTTTELLQSQAVAVTFGDRVLYPVAWIIPLFVVFSTFGTANGSCFTAGRLAYVAAREGHIVKIISYINVKRYTPSPALLFNGIVTVFYIIPADINTLINYFSFAQWVFYGLAALSLIVMRFTRKDLHRPVKVPIVIPVLMVLISCYLVIAPIIDKPELEYLYCTIFIFSGLILYYPFVYRKVKWGHKLMRPITMHLQLLMEAGPPDHIE; from the exons ATGACTTTCCAGAATGTCCAATCAGATGTGGGAACCTCCCACCAACAGTGCGGGCTCAGTCTCAGGGAGGCAGAGGTTTTTATTTGCATCAGACATTCCTGCACTCCTTCACTCAACCTGGTTTACCATCATTTGAAGGGTTCACATCACTGCTCCTGGGATTGTAAAATAGCTGCTTTCAACTTTCATGGAGCGTCACTGAGATTGTTTTACTCCAAGCAGCAT CAGTTTAAAATGGACAAAGGCAGCATCAGGAAGAGGAAGGAGTCACAGAATGGCTCCACCGACCACACTGAACACACCAATGGCACGAAGAATGCTAAGGACACGGTGCTCCAAAAAGAA GTTGGTCTGGTGAGCGGCATTTGTCTGATTGTGGGAACGATGATCGGTTCAGGCATCTTCATTTCTCCAAAGTCTGTTCTGCTGTATTCTGGAGCTGTAGGACCCTGTCTCTTAATCTGGGCTGCCTGTGGCGTGTTGGCCACAATGG GAGCACTGTGCTACGCTGAACTGGGCACCATGATCACTAAATCAGGGGCTGAGTATTACTATCTCATGGAGGCCTTTGGCCCAATTTTAGCCTACCTCTACTCCTGGACCACTGTAATGGTGCTGAAGCCCTCCTCATTCGCGATCATCACACTGAGCTTTGCAGAATATGCCTCCACTCCTTTCTACTCCGGCTGCACTCCTCCCCCTGTTGTTACCAAGTGTCTTGCAGCAGCAGCTATTT TTCTAATTGTTGGTATCAACTGTTTGAGTGTCAAACTGGCACGCTACGTGCAGAACTTCTTTACTGCAGCCAAACTCTTAATCATTGTCATCATAGTGGTAGCTGGCATCGTTCTGGTGGCACAAG GAAACactcagaatttgtcaaatACCTTTGATGGCGCAGCACCGTCTTTTGGAGCAATTGGACTTGCATTTTATAATGGGCTCTGGGCTTATGATGGATG GAATCAGCTGAATTTTATCACAGAGGAGTTAAAAGATCCATACAG GAACTTACCACGGGCCATCATCATTGGGATCCCTTTGGTTGCTGTGTGCTATGTGTTGGTCAATGTTTCTTACTTCACTGTCATGACCaccactgagctgctgcagtctcAAGCTGTTGCTGTG ACTTTTGGAGACAGAGTCCTTTACCCTGTGGCTTGGATTATTCCTCTCTTTGTTGTCTTCTCCACATTTGGCACTGCCAATGGAAGCTGCTTCACTGCTGGCAG ACTGGCCTATGTGGCTGCCAGAGAAGGTCACATAGTGAAAATCATATCCTATATTAATGTAAAGCGCTACACTCCTTCCCCTGCTCTCTTGTTTAAT GGTATTGTCACTGTTTTCTATATTATTCCAGCAGACATCAACACCCTCATAAACTACTTTAGCTTTGCTCAGTGGGTGTTCTATGGTCTGGCAGCGCTGTCTCTCATAGTCATGCGTTTCACCAGGAAGGACCTCCACAGACCAGTAAAG GTGCCCATTGTCATACCAGTCTTAATGGTCTTGATCTCGTGCTATCTCGTCATCGCCCCCATCATTGATAAGCCAGAGCTGGAGTACCTCTACTGTACTATCTTCATTTTCAGTGGACTCATCCTTTACTACCCTTTTGTCTACCGGAAAGTCAAGTGGGGACACAAACTCATGA GGCCCATCACTATGCATCTCCAGCTGCTAATGGAAGCAGGTCCACCTGATcacattgaatga
- the slc7a9 gene encoding b(0,+)-type amino acid transporter 1 isoform X2, whose protein sequence is MHQQFKMDKGSIRKRKESQNGSTDHTEHTNGTKNAKDTVLQKEVGLVSGICLIVGTMIGSGIFISPKSVLLYSGAVGPCLLIWAACGVLATMGALCYAELGTMITKSGAEYYYLMEAFGPILAYLYSWTTVMVLKPSSFAIITLSFAEYASTPFYSGCTPPPVVTKCLAAAAIFLIVGINCLSVKLARYVQNFFTAAKLLIIVIIVVAGIVLVAQGNTQNLSNTFDGAAPSFGAIGLAFYNGLWAYDGWNQLNFITEELKDPYRNLPRAIIIGIPLVAVCYVLVNVSYFTVMTTTELLQSQAVAVTFGDRVLYPVAWIIPLFVVFSTFGTANGSCFTAGRLAYVAAREGHIVKIISYINVKRYTPSPALLFNGIVTVFYIIPADINTLINYFSFAQWVFYGLAALSLIVMRFTRKDLHRPVKVPIVIPVLMVLISCYLVIAPIIDKPELEYLYCTIFIFSGLILYYPFVYRKVKWGHKLMRPITMHLQLLMEAGPPDHIE, encoded by the exons aTGCACCAGCAGTTTAAAATGGACAAAGGCAGCATCAGGAAGAGGAAGGAGTCACAGAATGGCTCCACCGACCACACTGAACACACCAATGGCACGAAGAATGCTAAGGACACGGTGCTCCAAAAAGAA GTTGGTCTGGTGAGCGGCATTTGTCTGATTGTGGGAACGATGATCGGTTCAGGCATCTTCATTTCTCCAAAGTCTGTTCTGCTGTATTCTGGAGCTGTAGGACCCTGTCTCTTAATCTGGGCTGCCTGTGGCGTGTTGGCCACAATGG GAGCACTGTGCTACGCTGAACTGGGCACCATGATCACTAAATCAGGGGCTGAGTATTACTATCTCATGGAGGCCTTTGGCCCAATTTTAGCCTACCTCTACTCCTGGACCACTGTAATGGTGCTGAAGCCCTCCTCATTCGCGATCATCACACTGAGCTTTGCAGAATATGCCTCCACTCCTTTCTACTCCGGCTGCACTCCTCCCCCTGTTGTTACCAAGTGTCTTGCAGCAGCAGCTATTT TTCTAATTGTTGGTATCAACTGTTTGAGTGTCAAACTGGCACGCTACGTGCAGAACTTCTTTACTGCAGCCAAACTCTTAATCATTGTCATCATAGTGGTAGCTGGCATCGTTCTGGTGGCACAAG GAAACactcagaatttgtcaaatACCTTTGATGGCGCAGCACCGTCTTTTGGAGCAATTGGACTTGCATTTTATAATGGGCTCTGGGCTTATGATGGATG GAATCAGCTGAATTTTATCACAGAGGAGTTAAAAGATCCATACAG GAACTTACCACGGGCCATCATCATTGGGATCCCTTTGGTTGCTGTGTGCTATGTGTTGGTCAATGTTTCTTACTTCACTGTCATGACCaccactgagctgctgcagtctcAAGCTGTTGCTGTG ACTTTTGGAGACAGAGTCCTTTACCCTGTGGCTTGGATTATTCCTCTCTTTGTTGTCTTCTCCACATTTGGCACTGCCAATGGAAGCTGCTTCACTGCTGGCAG ACTGGCCTATGTGGCTGCCAGAGAAGGTCACATAGTGAAAATCATATCCTATATTAATGTAAAGCGCTACACTCCTTCCCCTGCTCTCTTGTTTAAT GGTATTGTCACTGTTTTCTATATTATTCCAGCAGACATCAACACCCTCATAAACTACTTTAGCTTTGCTCAGTGGGTGTTCTATGGTCTGGCAGCGCTGTCTCTCATAGTCATGCGTTTCACCAGGAAGGACCTCCACAGACCAGTAAAG GTGCCCATTGTCATACCAGTCTTAATGGTCTTGATCTCGTGCTATCTCGTCATCGCCCCCATCATTGATAAGCCAGAGCTGGAGTACCTCTACTGTACTATCTTCATTTTCAGTGGACTCATCCTTTACTACCCTTTTGTCTACCGGAAAGTCAAGTGGGGACACAAACTCATGA GGCCCATCACTATGCATCTCCAGCTGCTAATGGAAGCAGGTCCACCTGATcacattgaatga